Proteins found in one Leguminivora glycinivorella isolate SPB_JAAS2020 chromosome 4, LegGlyc_1.1, whole genome shotgun sequence genomic segment:
- the LOC125225087 gene encoding LOW QUALITY PROTEIN: elongation factor 1-alpha (The sequence of the model RefSeq protein was modified relative to this genomic sequence to represent the inferred CDS: inserted 1 base in 1 codon), which produces MGKEKIHINIVVIGHVDSGKSTTTGHLIYKCGGIDKRTIEKFEKEAQEMGKGSFKYAWVLDKLKAERERGITIDIALWKFETAKYYVTIIDAPGHRDFIKNMITGTSQADCAVLIVAAGTGEFEAGISKNGQTREHALLAFTLGVKQLIVGVNKMDSTEPPYSESRFEEIKKEVSSYIKKIGYNPAAVAFVPISGWHGDNMLEASTKMPWFKGWQVERKEGKAEGKCLIEALDAILPPARPTDKALRLPLQDVYKIGGIGTVPVGRVETGILKPGTIVVFAPANITTEVKSVEMHHEALQEAVPGDNVGFNVKNVSVKELRRGYVAGDSKNNPPKGAADFTAQVIVLNHPGQISNGYTPVLDCHTAHIACKFAEIKEKVDRRTGKSTEDNPKSIKSGDAAIVNLVPSKPLCXESFQEFPPLGRFAVRDMRQTVAVGVIKAVNFKEAGGGKVTKAAEKATKGKK; this is translated from the exons ATGGGAAAGGAAAAGATCCACATTAACATTGTCGTGATCGGACACGTCGACTCCGGCAAGTCCACCACCACCGGCCACTTGATCTACAAATGCGGTGGTATCGACAAACGTACCATCGAGAAGTTCGAGAAGGAGGCCCAGGAGATGGGTAAGGGCTCCTTCAAGTACGCGTGGGTGTTGGACAAGCTCAAGGCTGAGCGTGAGCGTGGTATCACCATCGATATCGCCCTGTGGAAGTTCGAGACCGCCAAGTACTACGTGACCATCATCGATGCTCCCGGACACAGGGATTTCATCAAGAACATGATCACTGGTACCTCACAGGCCGATTGCGCCGTGCTCATCGTCGCCGCCGGTACTGGTGAGTTCGAGGCTGGTATCTCCAAGAACGGCCAGACCCGCGAGCACGCCCTGCTCGCCTTCACCCTCGGTGTCAAGCAGCTGATCGTGGGCGTCAACAAGATGGACTCCACTGAGCCCCCATACAGTGAGTCCCGTTTCGAGGAAATCAAGAAGGAAGTTTCCTCTTACATCAAGAAGATCGGTTACAACCCAGCTGCCGTCGCTTTCGTACCCATTTCTGGCTGGCACGGAGACAACATGCTGGAGGCATCCACCAAGATGCCCTGGTTCAAGGGATGGCAGGTTGAGCGCAAGGAAGGCAAGGCTGAAGGCAAGTGCCTCATCGAGGCTCTTGACGCCATCCTGCCCCCTGCCCGCCCCACAGACAAGGCCCTGCGTCTGCCCCTGCAGGACGTCTACAAAATCGGCGGTATTGGAACGGTGCCCGTAGGCCGTGTCGAGACTGGTATTCTCAAGCCTGGCACCATCGTCGTGTTCGCGCCCGCCAACATCACCACTGAAGTTAAGTCTGTGGAGATGCACCACGAAGCCCTCCAGGAGGCCGTACCCGGCGACAACGTCGGTTTCAACGTAAAGAACGTGTCCGTTAAGGAGCTGCGTCGTGGTTACGTCGCTGGCGACTCCAAGAACAACCCCCCCAAGGGCGCCGCAGACTTCACCGCACAGGTCATCGTGCTCAACCACCCCGGACAGATTTCAAACGGCTACACGCCTGTGCTCGATTGCCACACAGCCCACATTGCCTGCAAATTCGCAGAAATCAAAGAAAAGGTTGACCGTCGTACCGGTAAATCCACTGAAGATAACCCCAAATCTATCAAATCAGGAGACGCTGCCATCGTCAACCTGGTCCCCTCCAAGCCTCTGT GTGAGTCCTTCCAGGAGTTCCCTCCTCTCGGTCGTTTCGCCGTGCGTGACATGAGGCAGACGGTCGCTGTGGGTGTCATCAAGGCTGTCAACTTCAAGGAAGCCGGTGGTGGCAAGGTCACCAAAGCTGCCGAGAAGGCCACCAAGGGCAAGAAGTAG
- the LOC125225780 gene encoding FERM domain-containing protein 5, giving the protein MFKSRGDIVYKCTVRLLEDTEILECEFHPSYKGKYLLEHVCQQLNLTETDYFGLRYVDAGGQRHWLHMAKLILKQVKDASPILFSFRVKFYPPNPLLLKEDVTRFQIYLQLKRDLLHGRLYCTSNEAAMLGALIIQIELGDYDPNIHVGNYVTEMRLLLRQTEAIEARIQELHREPVEGTPGGSGGVKGMSTQEAERTFLKIACQLDTYGVDPHPVKDHRSNQLYLGINHSGILTFQGSRKTHHFKWNEVHKINFEGRMFIVHLNYPEKKHTVGFKCPNGPACRHVWCCAIEQMLFFTLASSSDACVYSGGGLFSWGTKFKYVGRTEREILERDGLLAPRDSQEEGGGKRKASSVPATPSTPMTGDFGYSSLPRSTHSAPLEESGGLAGGAEMCNGACLLAGPAVDIALAPQELRAQEKHVPCAAEYILRDSCSPSSSESGGGAGGAGGGGAGAAHDDWRPPPALHPPPRPFSLLRTFIPSFLFVWLSLALLALLVFETDWVLLRPLKRKPELLSLRHHYYAPLKEYLKRKVLEFF; this is encoded by the exons ATGTTCAAAAGTCGAGGCGATATTGTTTATAAATGTACAGTGCGACTTTTAGAGGATACAGAGATATTAGAATGTGAATTTCAC CCGAGTTACAAGGGCAAGTATCTGCTTGAGCATGTATGCCAACAGTTGAATCTCACGGAGACGGATTATTTCGGGCTCCGCTATGTGGACGCCGGCGGTCAAAGG CACTGGCTGCATATGGCAAAGTTAATATTGAAACAAGTTAAAG ATGCGTCGCCAATACTGTTTAGTTTCCGAGTGAAGTTCTATCCACCCAACCCGCTGCTGCTCAAAGAGGATGTGACGAGGTTCCAGATCTACCTTCAGCTAAAGAGGGACCTGCTCCATGGGAGACTTTATTGCACATCTAACGAGGCAGCGATGCTCGGAGCTCTAATTATTCAAA TCGAGCTTGGCGACTATGACCCGAACATCCATGTCGGCAACTACGTGACAGAAATGAGGCTGCTCCTCAGACAAACAGAAGCCATCGAAGCTAGGATACAG GAATTACACAGAGAGCCAGTGGAGGGTACTCCGGGCGGCAGCGGAGGCGTCAAAGGCATGTCCACCCAGGAGGCCGAGCGTACCTTCCTCAAGATTGCGTGCCAACTCGACACTTATGGCGTAGATCCGCATCCTGTCAAG GATCACAGAAGCAACCAGCTATACCTGGGTATCAACCACAGCGGCATCCTAACGTTCCAGGGCAGTAGAAAAACGCACCATTTTAAGTGGAACGAAGTGCACAAGATCAACTTTGAGGGCCGAATGTTTATCGTACACCTCAATTATCCTGAG AAAAAGCATACGGTGGGTTTCAAGTGCCCAAACGGTCCTGCGTGTCGCCACGTGTGGTGTTGCGCCATCGAGCAAATGCTGTTCTTTAC ATTGGCATCATCCTCGGACGCTTGCGTGTACTCTGGCGGAGGCCTATTCTCATGGGGCACCAAATTCAAGTATGTCGGACGCACGGAACGAGAGATATTGGAACGAGATGGACTACTAGCGCCTAGGGATTCACAG GAAGAGGGCGGCGGCAAGCGGAAAGCGTCAAGCGTCCCCGCCACCCCGTCCACGCCCATGACGGGCGACTTCG GTTACAGCAGCCTACCACGATCAACGCATAGTGCACCGTTAGAAGAAAGTGGGGGTCTGGCTGGAGGGGCCGAGATGTGCAACGGGGCTTGCCTACTGGCGGGCCCCGCTGTTGATATAGCACTGGCTCCACAGGAGTTGAGGGCTCAGGAAAAACACG TCCCGTGTGCCGCGGAGTACATCCTCCGCGACTCGTGTTCCCCCTCGTCGTCCGAGTCGGGCGGGGGCGCGGGGGGCGCGGGGGGcgggggcgcgggcgcggcgcacGACGACTGGCGGCCGCCGCCCGCGCTGCACCCCCCGCCCCGCCCCTTCTCCCTGCTGCGCACCTTCATCCCATCCTTCCTGTTCGTGTGGCTCTCTCTCGCTCTGTTGGCTCTGCTCGTCTTCGAGACGGACTGGGTGCTCCTCCGCCCGCTGAAGAGGAAACCGGAGTTGCTGTCGCTGCGACACCATTATTACGCGCCGCTGAAGGAGTATTTGAAGCGGAAGGTGCTCGAGTTCTTCTGA